A region of Leifsonia xyli DNA encodes the following proteins:
- a CDS encoding c-type cytochrome biogenesis protein CcsB, with protein sequence MGLYAAAFIAFALDLARRGARATAVEAAVVPSAVARRAEVATPVGAPASSVIGGAPPEPTPPPSSALGRLSSRISTRVEDDVMNGTGGGASLKWAFVLTTIGFAFHLVAVVLRGIAAARVPWANMWEFSMTGTLVIIGVFLIANLKWPITYVGTFVLGLVLVLQGIALLRYYVPVVPLQPALQSYWLVIHIIVAVLGTAFFALGFALSGLQLLQYRRERQVAESRPQQFRFLATLPSSVALENLAYRINIVGFIAWTFTLIAGAIWAEKAWGRYWGWDTKEVWTFIIWVIYAGYIHARATRGWRGSRSAWLAIIGFAAVLFNFGIVNVFFHGLHAYSGL encoded by the coding sequence ATGGGACTCTACGCGGCGGCGTTCATCGCCTTCGCGCTCGATCTCGCCCGGCGCGGCGCGCGAGCGACTGCTGTCGAGGCCGCCGTGGTCCCCAGTGCGGTGGCACGCCGCGCCGAGGTCGCGACTCCCGTCGGCGCACCCGCCTCATCGGTGATCGGCGGCGCACCGCCTGAGCCGACGCCGCCTCCGTCGTCCGCGCTCGGCCGTTTGTCGTCGCGCATCAGCACGCGCGTCGAGGACGACGTGATGAACGGCACCGGGGGAGGGGCGTCCCTCAAGTGGGCGTTCGTGCTCACGACGATCGGCTTCGCCTTCCACCTGGTGGCGGTGGTGCTCCGCGGCATCGCGGCAGCCCGTGTGCCGTGGGCCAACATGTGGGAGTTCTCGATGACGGGCACTCTCGTCATCATCGGGGTGTTCCTGATCGCGAACCTGAAGTGGCCGATCACCTACGTCGGCACCTTCGTCCTCGGGCTCGTCCTCGTCCTGCAGGGGATCGCGCTACTGCGGTACTACGTCCCGGTGGTCCCCCTGCAGCCGGCGCTGCAGTCGTACTGGCTCGTCATCCACATCATCGTGGCCGTGCTGGGCACTGCGTTCTTCGCTCTCGGGTTCGCACTCTCGGGGTTGCAGCTGCTGCAGTACCGCCGCGAACGGCAGGTCGCGGAGTCGCGGCCGCAGCAGTTCCGGTTCCTCGCGACCCTTCCGAGCTCGGTCGCTCTGGAGAACCTCGCGTACCGGATCAACATCGTCGGCTTCATCGCCTGGACCTTCACGCTGATCGCCGGCGCCATCTGGGCCGAGAAGGCGTGGGGCCGTTACTGGGGATGGGACACCAAGGAAGTCTGGACCTTCATCATCTGGGTGATCTATGCCGGATACATCCACGCGCGGGCGACGCGCGGGTGGCGCGGGTCGCGGTCGGCATGGTTGGCGATCATCGGCTTCGCCGCGGTGCTGTTCAACTTCGGCATCGTCAACGTGTTCTTCCACGGACTGCACGCGTACTCGGGATTGTGA
- a CDS encoding alkyl hydroperoxide reductase produces the protein MSATSRVRSRILGIGAAVIVAAFALSGCTANDSLANQYRSGNGQNYIAGDGTVSEYAAGNRGEPVSFTGKLQNGDTVTSKDYAGKVLVVNFWYAGCPPCRVEAPDLQSLSEKYAAQGVGFLGVNLYDSVQTAASFEKDKGVTYPSVLDRDTGSVLLAFSKTVPPKATPTTLVVDKEGRVAARILGAIPDKSILDTLISDAVAEN, from the coding sequence ATGAGCGCCACGTCCCGCGTCCGTTCGCGCATCCTCGGAATCGGCGCTGCCGTCATCGTTGCCGCCTTCGCCCTGAGCGGCTGCACGGCGAATGACAGCCTCGCCAACCAGTACCGGTCCGGCAACGGACAGAACTACATCGCCGGAGACGGCACCGTCAGCGAGTACGCCGCCGGCAACCGCGGCGAGCCGGTCTCCTTCACCGGGAAGCTGCAGAACGGCGACACCGTGACCTCGAAGGACTACGCAGGCAAGGTCCTCGTCGTCAACTTCTGGTACGCGGGCTGCCCGCCGTGCCGCGTCGAGGCGCCCGACCTGCAGTCGCTCAGCGAGAAGTACGCCGCACAGGGCGTCGGCTTCCTCGGCGTCAACCTGTACGACTCGGTGCAGACCGCCGCGAGCTTCGAGAAGGACAAGGGCGTGACCTACCCGTCGGTGCTCGACCGCGACACCGGTTCGGTCCTGCTGGCGTTCAGCAAGACGGTTCCGCCGAAGGCGACGCCGACGACCCTGGTCGTCGATAAGGAAGGACGCGTCGCCGCGCGAATCCTCGGCGCCATCCCCGACAAGAGCATCCTCGACACGCTCATCTCCGACGCCGTGGCCGAGAACTGA
- a CDS encoding aspartate--tRNA(Asn) ligase, protein MTARVLIKDLAALPDGPVSVAGWVETVRDQKKVQFVVLRDESGAVQLVNPRTVGEDGAVVADEPAVTISGLSQGTFVRATGELKHDERVKLGGIEIRLSSLEVETAAIPETPIAADSGIDKRMDWRFLDLRDPRHNLIFRVQTTFEHALRQYWVENGFIEIHTPKLMASASESRAELFELPYFETTAYLAQSPQIFKQMAQAAGFGRVFEIGPAFRADPSFTSRHATEFTSVDTEISWIDSHEDVMKVHEELLVAGFTAVKEKHGEEIERLFGVEVTVPTTPLPRIPLAEAKRIVAERGYEVPRADDDMDPEGERQISAYVKETYDHEFVFLTDYAATIRPYYHMRHEDDPSLTKSYDLIFNGVEISTGAQREHRVDIIEAQARDKGLDPNEIDLEFFRYGIPPHGGFGMGLARVLMLMLHLSNLRETTYLFRGPTRLTP, encoded by the coding sequence GTGACAGCACGCGTTCTGATCAAAGACCTCGCCGCCCTTCCGGACGGCCCCGTGAGCGTCGCCGGATGGGTCGAGACCGTCCGCGACCAGAAGAAGGTGCAGTTCGTCGTACTGCGCGATGAGTCGGGCGCGGTCCAGCTGGTCAACCCGCGCACCGTCGGAGAAGACGGAGCCGTCGTCGCCGACGAGCCTGCTGTCACGATCTCCGGTCTCTCGCAGGGCACCTTCGTCCGCGCCACCGGTGAGCTCAAGCACGATGAGCGGGTCAAGCTGGGCGGCATCGAGATCCGCCTCTCCTCGCTCGAGGTCGAGACCGCGGCCATCCCGGAGACGCCGATCGCCGCGGACAGCGGCATCGACAAGCGCATGGACTGGCGCTTCCTCGATCTGCGCGACCCGCGCCACAACCTGATCTTCCGCGTGCAGACCACTTTCGAGCACGCACTGCGCCAGTACTGGGTCGAGAACGGCTTCATCGAGATCCACACGCCGAAGCTCATGGCCTCCGCGTCCGAGTCGCGTGCCGAGCTGTTCGAACTGCCGTACTTCGAGACGACGGCCTACCTCGCACAGAGCCCCCAGATCTTCAAGCAGATGGCGCAGGCCGCCGGCTTCGGCCGCGTGTTCGAGATCGGTCCGGCTTTCCGCGCCGACCCGAGCTTCACGAGCCGCCACGCCACCGAGTTCACGAGTGTCGACACCGAGATCAGCTGGATCGACAGCCACGAAGACGTCATGAAGGTGCACGAGGAGCTCCTCGTCGCCGGCTTCACCGCCGTCAAGGAGAAGCACGGCGAGGAGATCGAGCGGCTGTTCGGCGTCGAGGTGACAGTGCCGACGACGCCCTTGCCGCGCATCCCTCTCGCCGAGGCGAAGCGCATCGTCGCCGAGCGGGGCTACGAGGTTCCGCGCGCGGACGACGACATGGATCCGGAGGGCGAGCGTCAGATCTCGGCGTACGTCAAGGAGACGTACGACCACGAGTTCGTCTTCCTCACCGACTACGCAGCGACGATCCGGCCGTACTACCACATGCGTCACGAAGACGACCCGTCGCTGACCAAGAGCTACGACCTCATCTTCAACGGTGTGGAGATCTCCACTGGCGCGCAGCGCGAGCACCGGGTCGACATCATCGAGGCGCAGGCGCGCGACAAGGGCCTGGACCCGAACGAGATCGACCTCGAGTTCTTCCGTTACGGGATCCCGCCGCACGGTGGATTCGGCATGGGCCTCGCCCGTGTGCTGATGCTCATGCTGCACCTCTCGAACCTGCGCGAGACGACCTATCTCTTCCGCGGGCCGACCCGCCTGACGCCGTAG
- a CDS encoding acetyl-CoA acetyltransferase (Catalyzes the synthesis of acetoacetyl coenzyme A from two molecules of acetyl coenzyme A. It can also act as a thiolase, catalyzing the reverse reaction and generating two-carbon units from the four-carbon product of fatty acid oxidation): protein MSSDDVVILSAARTPLGKIKGTLASLSAVQLGTIAVRQALERSGVAADDVDTVIFGQVLQAGAGQNPARQTAIGAGIGWDVPATTINKVCLSGLAAVIDAARLIRTGEATVVVAGGQESMTNAPHILPGSRKGWNYGSIQALDSAAHDGLTDAFDGESMGASTEKYTERLGLRREAQDEFAARSHQRAGKAASDGTFDDEIAPVSIPQRKGDPIVISTDEGVRPDSTVETLAGLRPSFAEGGTLTAGNSSPLSDGAAALVLTSRENAERLGLEWLALVGASGQVAGPDNSLHSQPSRAIDAALRRAGWSVSELDVIEINEAFAAVALQSMSDLGLDPAKVNIHGGAIALGHPIGASGARLAGHAAHELARRGSGRAAVALCGGGGQGDALLLYR from the coding sequence ATGAGTTCCGACGACGTCGTCATCCTGTCCGCCGCCCGAACGCCGCTCGGCAAGATCAAAGGGACGCTCGCGTCGCTGAGTGCCGTCCAGCTCGGCACGATCGCCGTGCGTCAGGCGCTCGAACGCTCCGGTGTCGCGGCGGACGATGTGGACACGGTGATCTTCGGGCAGGTGCTCCAGGCGGGCGCCGGCCAGAACCCGGCGCGGCAGACGGCGATCGGTGCGGGGATCGGCTGGGATGTGCCCGCCACGACGATCAACAAGGTCTGCCTCTCCGGGCTGGCTGCGGTCATCGACGCGGCCCGTCTGATCCGGACGGGCGAGGCGACGGTCGTCGTCGCCGGCGGCCAGGAGTCCATGACGAACGCGCCGCACATCCTTCCAGGATCTCGGAAGGGGTGGAACTACGGGTCGATCCAGGCGCTCGACTCGGCGGCCCACGACGGTTTGACCGACGCCTTCGACGGGGAGTCGATGGGTGCATCCACCGAGAAGTACACGGAGCGGCTGGGTCTGCGTCGCGAGGCGCAGGACGAGTTCGCGGCGCGCTCACACCAACGCGCCGGCAAGGCGGCCTCGGACGGCACCTTCGACGACGAGATCGCTCCGGTCAGCATCCCGCAGCGCAAGGGCGACCCGATCGTCATCAGCACCGACGAGGGCGTCCGCCCGGACTCGACTGTCGAGACACTGGCCGGTCTGCGGCCGAGCTTCGCGGAAGGTGGAACGCTGACCGCGGGCAACTCGTCGCCGCTGAGCGACGGCGCGGCAGCGCTCGTGCTGACCAGCCGCGAGAACGCCGAGCGGCTCGGACTCGAATGGCTGGCGCTCGTCGGGGCGAGCGGCCAGGTGGCCGGCCCCGACAACTCGTTGCACTCGCAGCCGTCTCGGGCGATCGACGCTGCGCTGCGGCGAGCAGGGTGGAGCGTCTCCGAACTGGATGTGATCGAGATCAACGAGGCGTTCGCCGCCGTCGCGCTGCAGTCGATGTCCGACCTCGGGCTCGACCCGGCGAAGGTGAACATCCACGGCGGCGCGATCGCGCTCGGTCACCCCATCGGGGCGTCGGGGGCGCGCCTGGCTGGGCACGCGGCTCACGAGCTCGCCCGCCGGGGGTCCGGACGAGCCGCCGTCGCGTTGTGCGGCGGTGGCGGGCAGGGAGATGCGCTGCTGCTGTACCGCTGA
- a CDS encoding cytochrome C biogenesis protein, translating into MSRPSDHIDAAPPREDADVNQPKLGPMGWLRWFWRQLTSMRTALFLLLLLAIAAVPGSLVPQRSSDPNGVTKYFTDNPSLAPVLDKLQFFDVYTSVWFSAIYLLLFASLIGCIIPRTKHHFEAMRAKPPKTPVRLTRMAGFQARVLPAELRSASADPILAARDVLKANRYRVALYQDARSTSVSAERGYLRESGNLVFHVALLGVLLAIGVGGGFGYTGQKIVVEGQSFVNSLPSYNSFNPGRFFSDASLAPFSIAVNKLDVRYETKNQDAIGTPLDYTAHVTTTGPGDAKDDTTIKVNEPLAIGGTNVYLLGNGYAPTITVKDTAGKVVFNDSVPFIPQADPNLTSLGFVKIPDGLKEQVGMIGFFYPTVTASQTAQGALASKFPGLDDPVLSLNVYAGDLGVDDGVPQSVYSLNTDTLEQLAGPPTKTKALELKPGQTVELPNGLGTISLDGVKRFATLEVHHDPAQIWVLLFAVLILVGLLTSLFVPRRRLWVKAIENPDGSLTLEYAGLARGEDPNLLAAVAAVADQHSQALTRPSTT; encoded by the coding sequence TTGAGCCGGCCCTCTGATCACATCGACGCTGCTCCCCCTCGGGAGGACGCGGACGTCAACCAGCCGAAGCTCGGCCCAATGGGCTGGCTCCGCTGGTTCTGGCGGCAGCTGACGAGCATGCGCACGGCGCTGTTCCTGCTGCTCCTCCTGGCGATCGCGGCCGTCCCCGGGTCCCTCGTCCCGCAGCGCAGCTCCGACCCGAACGGCGTCACGAAGTACTTCACCGACAACCCGTCACTCGCGCCGGTGCTCGACAAGCTGCAGTTCTTCGACGTCTACACCTCGGTGTGGTTCTCGGCCATCTACCTGCTGCTGTTCGCGTCACTGATCGGGTGCATCATCCCGCGCACCAAGCACCACTTCGAGGCGATGCGCGCGAAGCCGCCGAAGACCCCGGTGCGCCTGACCCGCATGGCGGGCTTCCAGGCGCGCGTACTGCCGGCTGAGCTGCGCAGCGCGAGTGCCGATCCGATTCTCGCGGCCCGCGATGTCCTCAAGGCGAACCGCTACCGCGTCGCCCTGTATCAGGATGCGCGGTCCACCTCGGTCTCGGCCGAGCGCGGCTACCTCCGCGAGTCCGGCAACCTGGTGTTCCACGTCGCCCTGCTCGGAGTGCTGCTGGCGATCGGCGTCGGAGGCGGCTTCGGCTATACCGGCCAGAAGATCGTGGTCGAGGGGCAGAGCTTCGTGAACAGCCTGCCCTCGTACAACTCGTTCAACCCGGGTCGCTTCTTCAGTGACGCCTCGCTCGCGCCGTTCTCGATCGCCGTGAACAAGCTGGATGTGCGTTACGAGACCAAGAACCAGGATGCGATCGGCACACCGCTCGACTACACCGCGCATGTGACGACGACCGGTCCAGGTGACGCCAAGGACGACACGACGATCAAGGTGAACGAGCCGCTGGCGATCGGCGGCACGAACGTCTACCTCCTCGGAAACGGCTACGCGCCGACCATCACGGTGAAGGACACCGCAGGCAAGGTCGTCTTCAACGACTCGGTGCCGTTCATCCCGCAGGCCGATCCGAACCTCACCTCGCTCGGGTTCGTCAAGATCCCGGACGGGCTCAAGGAGCAGGTCGGGATGATCGGCTTCTTCTATCCGACCGTCACCGCGAGTCAGACGGCGCAGGGCGCCTTGGCATCGAAGTTCCCCGGGCTCGACGACCCGGTGCTCAGCCTCAACGTCTACGCCGGCGACCTCGGCGTCGACGACGGTGTGCCGCAGTCCGTGTACAGCCTGAACACCGACACGCTCGAGCAGCTGGCGGGCCCGCCGACCAAGACGAAGGCGCTCGAGCTCAAGCCGGGCCAGACGGTGGAGTTGCCGAACGGGCTCGGGACCATCTCCCTCGACGGGGTCAAACGGTTCGCCACCCTCGAGGTGCATCACGACCCGGCCCAGATCTGGGTGCTGCTGTTCGCGGTGCTGATCCTCGTCGGGCTCCTCACATCGCTGTTCGTCCCACGCCGCCGGCTGTGGGTGAAGGCGATCGAGAATCCGGATGGATCGCTGACCCTCGAGTACGCGGGCCTGGCCCGCGGTGAGGATCCGAACCTCCTGGCTGCGGTGGCCGCCGTGGCCGATCAGCACTCTCAGGCCCTCACCAGGCCCTCGACGACTTAG
- a CDS encoding cytochrome C biogenesis protein, which yields MGGVGQIVFSGQLLLALPIALLAGLVSFASPCVLPLVPGYLAYVGGISDPGAKRDRSRLLTGVALFILGFAIVFVAYGAAFGALGYWLVRWQDVVVRILGGLVIVMGLVFIGQFSFLQRTIKPSWRPATGLIGAPLLGIVFGLGWTPCIGPTLAAISALSVGSGSPWRGALLGLFYCIGLGIPFLLVALGFDWVAGSVAFLKRHIRAINVIGGALLVVIGILMVTGLWSELMSQFLAVIQGFEPAL from the coding sequence GTGGGCGGCGTCGGTCAGATCGTCTTCAGCGGTCAGCTCCTGCTGGCCCTGCCGATCGCACTCCTCGCCGGGTTGGTGTCATTCGCGTCGCCCTGCGTCCTTCCGCTCGTCCCCGGATACCTCGCGTACGTCGGCGGCATCAGCGACCCGGGAGCGAAGCGCGACCGATCGCGGCTGCTCACCGGAGTCGCGCTGTTCATCCTCGGCTTCGCGATCGTCTTCGTCGCGTACGGCGCGGCGTTCGGCGCGCTGGGCTATTGGCTCGTGCGGTGGCAGGACGTCGTGGTCCGCATCCTCGGTGGCCTGGTCATCGTGATGGGCCTCGTCTTCATCGGCCAGTTCTCGTTCCTGCAGCGGACGATCAAGCCGTCCTGGCGTCCGGCCACCGGGCTGATCGGCGCGCCGCTGCTCGGCATCGTCTTCGGACTGGGATGGACGCCGTGCATCGGACCGACGCTCGCCGCGATCAGCGCGCTCAGCGTCGGCAGCGGTTCGCCCTGGCGCGGTGCCCTGCTCGGCCTGTTCTATTGCATCGGCCTCGGCATCCCGTTCCTCCTGGTGGCCCTCGGGTTCGACTGGGTCGCGGGCTCCGTCGCCTTCCTCAAGCGGCACATCCGGGCCATCAACGTCATCGGCGGCGCGCTTCTGGTCGTCATCGGCATCCTGATGGTGACGGGCCTGTGGAGTGAGCTCATGTCCCAGTTCTTGGCGGTGATCCAAGGTTTTGAGCCGGCCCTCTGA
- a CDS encoding citrate synthase/methylcitrate synthase (catalyzes the formation of citrate from acetyl-CoA and oxaloacetate), with the protein MSDPEIHKGLAGVVVDTTTISSVNPQTNSLLYRGYPVQELARYCSFEEVAYLLWHGELPTPDDLVAFESLERSLRRLDDRTRRALDDIPVSAHPMDALRTAVSQLGGLDATLQQTDGILDRELNEGRAIYLLAQLPTIVAYIQRRSRGLEPVEPRDDLDYSRNFLWLTFGEVPDDVVVDAFRVSLVLYAEHSFNASTFTARVIASTLSDVYSAVTGAIGALKGPLHGGANEAVMHAFDEIGSADRAADWLDAALAEKRKIMGFGHRVYKNGDSRVPTMRAALVTLVDHYDRQDLLDLYDALENAMAERKNIKPNLDYPSGPAYNLMGFDTETFTPLFAAARVAGWTAHVFEQYAANSLIRPLSQYTGPEERHLER; encoded by the coding sequence ATGTCCGACCCGGAGATCCACAAGGGACTGGCCGGAGTCGTCGTCGACACGACGACGATCTCTTCCGTGAACCCGCAGACCAACTCCCTTCTCTACCGTGGATACCCGGTCCAGGAGCTGGCCCGGTACTGCTCCTTCGAGGAGGTCGCCTACCTTCTTTGGCATGGCGAGCTCCCGACGCCCGACGACCTCGTCGCCTTCGAGTCGCTCGAGCGTTCGCTCCGTCGCCTGGACGACCGCACGCGCCGGGCGCTCGACGACATCCCCGTGTCGGCTCATCCGATGGACGCGCTCCGTACCGCGGTCAGTCAGCTGGGTGGACTCGACGCGACCCTCCAGCAGACGGACGGCATCCTGGACCGCGAGCTCAACGAGGGCCGCGCGATCTACCTGCTCGCCCAGCTTCCGACGATCGTCGCCTACATCCAACGCAGGAGCCGCGGGCTCGAGCCCGTGGAGCCGCGGGACGACCTCGACTACTCGCGGAACTTCCTGTGGCTGACCTTCGGTGAGGTGCCCGACGACGTGGTCGTGGACGCGTTCCGTGTCTCGCTCGTCCTGTACGCGGAGCACTCCTTCAACGCCTCCACGTTCACCGCGCGCGTGATCGCGAGCACGCTGTCCGACGTCTATTCGGCGGTCACCGGTGCCATCGGCGCCCTCAAGGGTCCTCTGCACGGCGGAGCCAACGAGGCCGTCATGCACGCTTTCGACGAGATCGGGAGCGCCGATCGCGCGGCGGACTGGCTGGATGCCGCGCTCGCCGAGAAGCGCAAGATCATGGGGTTCGGCCACCGCGTCTACAAGAACGGCGACTCGCGGGTTCCGACCATGCGCGCTGCGCTCGTCACCCTGGTCGACCACTACGACCGGCAGGATCTGCTCGACCTCTACGACGCCCTCGAGAACGCGATGGCCGAGCGGAAGAACATCAAGCCGAACCTCGACTACCCGTCCGGGCCCGCCTACAACTTGATGGGCTTCGACACGGAGACGTTCACGCCGCTCTTCGCTGCGGCCCGAGTGGCCGGATGGACGGCGCACGTCTTCGAGCAGTACGCCGCCAACTCGTTGATCCGCCCGCTCTCGCAGTACACCGGCCCGGAGGAGCGTCACCTGGAGCGCTGA
- a CDS encoding phosphoglycerate mutase, with amino-acid sequence MVASQVHLVRHGEVFNPDGILYGRLPGFGLSKLGHRMAQAAADELVARNRPIRALRVSPLQRTRESAAPIAEAFGLDPRIDERIIEPTNRFEGTKMKLAVRKPQYWPFLVNPLRPSWGEAYTSIERRMLTAIDDAFASVDDGDVVLVSHQLPIWVAHLSITGQRYPHDPRRRRCALSSITTFEVAPEPEKKPVDARPGDGPVAVHPGRSEASRRYAEVGYVEPAAALLVAATDVGAV; translated from the coding sequence GTGGTAGCGAGCCAGGTCCACCTCGTCCGTCATGGCGAGGTGTTCAATCCCGACGGCATCCTGTACGGCAGGTTGCCGGGATTCGGCCTCTCCAAACTCGGTCACCGCATGGCCCAGGCGGCGGCGGACGAACTCGTCGCCCGCAACCGCCCCATCCGCGCCCTCCGCGTCTCGCCGCTGCAGCGCACGCGCGAGTCGGCCGCACCGATCGCCGAGGCGTTCGGCCTCGATCCCCGGATCGACGAGCGGATCATCGAGCCGACCAACCGTTTCGAGGGCACCAAGATGAAGCTCGCGGTCCGCAAGCCGCAATACTGGCCCTTCCTGGTCAACCCGCTCCGGCCCAGCTGGGGCGAGGCCTACACGAGCATCGAGCGTCGGATGCTGACCGCGATCGACGACGCCTTCGCCTCGGTCGACGACGGCGACGTCGTCCTCGTCAGCCACCAGCTTCCGATCTGGGTGGCACACCTCTCCATCACTGGTCAGCGCTACCCGCACGATCCGCGCAGGCGGCGGTGCGCACTCTCCAGCATCACGACATTCGAGGTCGCTCCCGAGCCCGAGAAGAAGCCGGTGGATGCGCGTCCCGGCGACGGCCCTGTCGCCGTCCACCCCGGTCGCAGCGAGGCGTCCCGCCGATACGCCGAGGTCGGGTACGTCGAGCCCGCCGCAGCGCTGCTCGTCGCCGCGACGGATGTGGGCGCCGTATGA